One Glutamicibacter mishrai genomic window carries:
- a CDS encoding M16 family metallopeptidase produces the protein MNSTPLEAAQMRGMTLDQGARAIAIQNPSARNSTFVLAISSGMRHELPGEEGMLHLLEHLIYQDSAAITSSDREAELNSVGGVLGGHTHMDYTEFYETALPSDLSGMVARVIEQVFHPAFKPEQINEQIHAVCTERSQRLAPAPGEVLPFPHLTCQYWEDHAHGHDGTGDKSLFSRVSVERLQDLHAKHYRPEHAVLVTFGPQEPSEMLEILAEEMGSVSIAKSMPKATASHHMEARQNSAKNQIVHDPGLPGRRLLAATSAADARTINEAFLGDLIVASLLSMQTGLDSSVGIFGPADLTENDLFILVDDTGLDLEPILRLRALASVDDTILQSAAKRALFTVEKSVHDDERLARTTARDMLLRGSPSFSHELVSRLRLLSEQTTRLRKLLLGSTQRLATQPWHTLDVTPTLQEDA, from the coding sequence ATGAACTCGACCCCCTTGGAGGCAGCCCAAATGCGCGGCATGACACTTGATCAGGGTGCCCGCGCAATCGCCATTCAAAACCCGTCAGCGCGAAACAGTACATTCGTTCTTGCCATTTCTTCAGGGATGCGACACGAACTACCGGGTGAAGAAGGAATGCTTCACTTACTCGAGCATCTGATTTACCAAGATAGTGCGGCAATCACCTCAAGCGACCGTGAAGCTGAACTTAACAGTGTTGGTGGTGTCTTGGGCGGACACACTCACATGGACTACACCGAGTTTTATGAAACGGCATTACCTTCTGATCTGTCTGGCATGGTGGCCCGAGTGATTGAACAGGTATTTCATCCAGCATTTAAACCTGAGCAGATTAATGAACAGATCCACGCTGTATGCACCGAACGTTCCCAGCGTTTGGCTCCCGCACCTGGTGAGGTGTTGCCGTTCCCGCACCTGACTTGCCAATATTGGGAAGACCACGCGCATGGCCACGATGGTACCGGCGACAAGAGCTTATTTTCTAGAGTTTCTGTCGAGCGTCTGCAAGATTTGCATGCAAAGCACTACCGCCCTGAACACGCTGTTTTGGTGACTTTCGGGCCACAAGAACCGTCCGAAATGTTGGAGATCCTCGCGGAAGAAATGGGTTCAGTCTCGATTGCGAAATCCATGCCAAAAGCTACAGCATCGCACCACATGGAGGCCCGTCAAAACTCGGCGAAAAACCAAATAGTTCATGACCCTGGCTTACCAGGTAGACGTCTGCTCGCCGCTACCAGCGCTGCGGACGCACGGACGATTAACGAAGCATTCCTTGGTGATTTGATTGTCGCTTCTCTGCTTTCAATGCAAACCGGATTGGATTCCAGCGTTGGAATCTTCGGTCCGGCCGACCTAACCGAAAACGACTTATTCATCCTCGTAGATGACACGGGACTCGATCTAGAGCCAATACTCAGGCTACGAGCATTGGCCTCTGTTGATGACACAATTTTGCAATCTGCGGCAAAAAGGGCACTGTTTACCGTTGAAAAATCCGTGCATGATGATGAACGGCTGGCACGAACTACCGCTCGGGACATGCTTCTTCGAGGATCGCCTAGCTTTTCCCATGAACTGGTGAGTCGGCTAAGGCTTCTTTCCGAGCAGACAACAAGATTACGCAAACTACTACTAGGTTCAACGCAGCGTCTAGCTACTCAGCCGTGGCATACCCTCGACGTTACCCCAACCCTCCAGGAGGATGCATGA
- a CDS encoding sensor histidine kinase, translated as MEFVTMSITSTGDGTMSDMRNWTAWTADIKPLPGGIVGRLVLVLLALIMYVGDVWVGSGDSFGKYGALKLALPYLPLVALSLGALPGAALWLACICIIAAVGMPGALLAGLVFPSVIVVAGSCYLLPWRQAVLFPLLGEVVLFFLYLLVPNAPLFAVAMVGVFVAFAGVAGLSLNAFRRRHESSTKRIEDLEVEQAKIRANERTLLAHELHDIVAHDVTIIAMQARRAEFVDDQKKTSEILEGIGNSAQQTLQDLRSLVLLLKEEDKASDAAGESATVGPSIIDLAELSGETTTAVGLVHDLDAVADALQSSGYEVKLTVQGEVARIPASLRQALRRTIRELGTNVLKHAVPASSVEVGLYVREGNVQLLATNDISDEKPIVSSKTGLEAMRARCRVFGGFVEAGEADREWTTSVTIPLDGLSKAN; from the coding sequence ATGGAATTCGTGACGATGTCAATAACCAGCACTGGCGATGGAACAATGTCAGATATGAGAAATTGGACTGCCTGGACTGCAGATATTAAGCCGTTGCCCGGAGGCATCGTTGGTCGTCTGGTACTGGTTCTGTTGGCCCTCATCATGTATGTGGGGGACGTCTGGGTAGGCTCCGGGGACTCATTTGGAAAATATGGGGCGCTGAAATTGGCGCTACCTTATTTGCCGCTCGTGGCCCTATCTCTTGGTGCTTTACCGGGAGCTGCCCTCTGGCTCGCATGCATATGTATTATCGCTGCAGTGGGTATGCCGGGCGCCCTTTTGGCGGGGCTAGTTTTCCCCTCAGTAATTGTCGTTGCAGGTTCTTGCTACCTTCTACCTTGGCGTCAAGCAGTGCTTTTTCCTTTGCTGGGTGAAGTCGTCTTATTCTTCCTGTATTTGTTGGTTCCTAATGCTCCGTTGTTCGCGGTGGCCATGGTGGGAGTCTTTGTTGCCTTCGCTGGTGTGGCAGGACTCAGCTTGAATGCATTTCGCCGCCGTCACGAAAGTAGCACCAAACGTATCGAGGATTTGGAAGTCGAGCAGGCAAAAATTCGGGCCAACGAACGAACCTTACTTGCACACGAGTTACACGACATCGTGGCCCATGACGTCACTATTATCGCGATGCAGGCGAGGCGCGCAGAGTTCGTGGACGACCAGAAAAAAACTTCAGAGATTCTCGAGGGAATTGGCAATTCCGCACAGCAGACACTGCAGGATCTTCGCTCGCTAGTACTGCTACTCAAGGAAGAAGATAAAGCATCTGACGCAGCTGGCGAAAGCGCAACAGTTGGTCCGAGCATTATCGATCTGGCTGAACTTTCTGGAGAAACTACGACGGCCGTGGGTCTGGTGCATGATCTGGATGCGGTGGCGGATGCGCTTCAGAGTTCAGGATATGAAGTGAAGCTCACGGTGCAGGGCGAAGTTGCCCGTATTCCAGCCAGCTTGAGGCAGGCGCTCCGCCGAACCATTCGAGAGCTGGGCACCAACGTTCTCAAACACGCGGTCCCCGCGAGCAGTGTAGAAGTGGGCCTATATGTGCGCGAGGGTAACGTTCAACTCCTAGCTACGAATGACATATCGGACGAAAAGCCGATCGTGTCTTCAAAAACTGGGCTTGAGGCCATGCGCGCACGTTGTAGGGTTTTCGGTGGGTTTGTGGAAGCGGGCGAAGCTGATAGAGAGTGGACAACCAGCGTCACGATTCCATTAGATGGACTTTCTAAGGCAAACTAA
- a CDS encoding MarR family winged helix-turn-helix transcriptional regulator — translation MDSAILPEDDLLKLEKQVCFGLAVASRSVISAYKPVLDPLGLTHPQYLVMLALWDSGPMSARELSQQLHLDPGTLSPLVKRLEAAGLVDKTRNPQDERAVILQPTPKGTELRKEALKVPVEMMSRLELSEKDVVELRNVLDRLIAAGGKAPKE, via the coding sequence GTGGACAGCGCTATTCTTCCGGAAGATGACCTTCTAAAGCTGGAAAAGCAGGTGTGCTTTGGTCTGGCGGTCGCTTCGCGGTCAGTGATCTCGGCTTATAAGCCTGTGCTGGATCCGTTGGGGCTGACCCACCCGCAGTATTTGGTGATGCTGGCCCTGTGGGATTCCGGTCCGATGAGTGCCCGGGAATTGAGCCAACAGCTGCACCTGGATCCGGGTACGCTCTCTCCGCTGGTCAAGCGGCTGGAGGCTGCTGGGCTGGTGGATAAGACCAGGAATCCGCAGGATGAACGAGCGGTGATTCTCCAGCCCACGCCAAAGGGCACCGAGCTGCGCAAGGAAGCGCTGAAAGTCCCGGTTGAGATGATGTCTCGATTGGAGCTCTCGGAGAAGGATGTCGTTGAATTGCGGAATGTCCTGGATCGCCTGATTGCCGCCGGCGGCAAGGCTCCCAAGGAGTAA
- a CDS encoding T3SS effector HopA1 family protein has translation MNALLTATDTGFTDILASISESVQLDLVKMTASIDEHQFGASSPGELKNELSAQIYKHLHIRNPLIDTHPTTGEQDLAAQFIPLVPHRSIWQVADRGFESSASVDGESHVIVKLGGVKVLLPQCDVRRDTAEETLTVRLPSWRVRTTPGYLLVLGELSPGPSAGTARLYFSCETPAQALELFPALLRTLAASGKGYHLKALSSSLAYPRSDAIVAYVPAVHAIKIADMLSRTITDLTSTLNSLSIFTQPLGNGIALAEESIDQRPSHRSLSFGQHRSRVLADALFREDREKIGLPQAWNLEATAARIDPNQPSANL, from the coding sequence ATGAACGCCCTGCTTACGGCAACTGACACTGGTTTCACTGACATCCTGGCTTCTATCTCAGAATCTGTGCAGTTGGATCTGGTGAAAATGACGGCAAGTATCGATGAGCATCAATTTGGTGCGTCAAGTCCCGGGGAACTCAAGAACGAACTGAGTGCCCAGATTTATAAGCATCTGCACATCCGCAATCCCCTTATAGATACCCACCCTACAACCGGAGAACAAGATCTAGCTGCGCAGTTCATCCCCCTAGTGCCACACCGAAGTATCTGGCAGGTAGCGGACCGTGGATTCGAAAGTTCGGCTTCAGTAGATGGAGAATCCCACGTCATCGTGAAGCTCGGCGGTGTCAAGGTTCTATTACCTCAGTGCGACGTACGTAGGGACACTGCGGAAGAGACGTTGACCGTACGTCTGCCCAGCTGGCGTGTTCGAACCACACCAGGATATTTGCTGGTTCTCGGTGAGCTTTCCCCTGGGCCTTCCGCGGGCACTGCTCGACTCTATTTTAGTTGTGAAACCCCTGCTCAAGCCTTAGAACTCTTTCCCGCGTTACTTCGAACACTTGCAGCTTCGGGAAAGGGATACCACCTCAAAGCACTGTCATCCTCATTGGCTTACCCCCGCAGCGACGCGATCGTTGCCTACGTACCGGCAGTGCACGCTATAAAAATCGCAGACATGCTCAGCCGGACCATAACAGACCTGACGAGCACTCTAAACAGCCTTTCGATATTCACCCAGCCGCTTGGTAACGGAATCGCCCTGGCCGAAGAAAGTATCGATCAACGTCCGTCCCACCGGTCGCTGAGCTTCGGGCAACATCGCTCTCGGGTTCTAGCCGACGCACTTTTCCGTGAAGACCGCGAAAAGATCGGTTTACCTCAGGCGTGGAATCTAGAAGCGACCGCGGCCCGGATCGACCCTAACCAGCCATCTGCCAACCTGTAA
- a CDS encoding SDR family oxidoreductase — protein MSQSPHPHGQARTVVITGAGSGIGRATARLLLSQGWNVALAGRTEATLEETARSHPSALVHPADVTDARAMDELFAAAHARFGSVDVLFNNAGIFGPSVPIDELSPEQWDQVCQINLTGAINAARVAFAHFKARGGGRIINNGSISAQVPRVNSVAYTVTKHGIAGLTKALELDGRPYRIRATQVDIGNTASDLLDDFGAHSGALQPSGQRMVEPTFPLEEAAQAIAYIAAVPLGTSINQFTITAGGMPYIGRG, from the coding sequence ATGTCCCAGTCCCCTCATCCGCATGGACAGGCTCGCACCGTGGTGATCACCGGCGCCGGTTCAGGCATCGGACGTGCCACCGCACGCTTGCTCCTGTCGCAGGGTTGGAATGTTGCGCTGGCAGGGCGCACCGAGGCCACCTTGGAAGAGACGGCGCGGTCGCATCCATCGGCTTTGGTCCATCCCGCCGATGTCACCGATGCGAGAGCCATGGATGAGCTTTTCGCCGCGGCACATGCTCGATTCGGCTCGGTCGACGTGCTCTTTAATAACGCTGGAATCTTCGGGCCATCGGTGCCGATTGATGAACTGAGCCCTGAGCAATGGGATCAGGTGTGCCAGATCAATCTGACCGGAGCTATCAACGCGGCCCGCGTTGCCTTTGCGCATTTCAAAGCCCGTGGTGGTGGCCGCATCATCAACAACGGCTCGATTTCGGCTCAGGTTCCGCGGGTGAATTCGGTAGCTTACACGGTGACCAAACACGGAATCGCGGGGCTGACCAAGGCGTTGGAGCTTGATGGCCGTCCTTATCGCATCCGTGCCACGCAGGTGGATATCGGCAATACGGCCAGTGACCTGCTCGATGATTTTGGTGCTCATTCCGGGGCCTTGCAGCCCAGCGGCCAGCGCATGGTTGAGCCGACCTTCCCGCTGGAAGAGGCGGCGCAGGCCATCGCCTATATTGCCGCGGTTCCCTTGGGAACCTCAATTAATCAGTTCACCATTACCGCCGGTGGCATGCCCTATATCGGACGGGGCTAG
- the lxmK gene encoding class V lanthionine synthetase subunit LxmK: MTVILNPSPPASQAGTTAAQQAQPLLDGLGRAQIRTVSPTQFAGRNGSWIMELTDGSRIFVKKFNTSATSPQAFARSMNFSTFARNYPQHAPSTPKLLAGDESTGLLLFDYCSGTSLAHLIVQDALPVSFAADSGRLLARLHSGPTDGLEPAGSTLPVQMLRFGVTHTRYLDFTLAELSLYPTLQQDGELLQALEALQDAEETNRKSPIHGDLRWDQFHLNDSQLNLLDWEDFCLGDPARDIGTLAGEWIYRAVLDTVTSRGGADSPPEYFDENSATTMISHRLAAVVPQLQELWHHYRLNSSTDDSQLALRVTARLGWHLVDRSMARAAMVSRLPGIERAAAGIGRRALLDPARYSHALGFGKD; the protein is encoded by the coding sequence ATGACCGTCATTCTTAATCCCTCACCTCCGGCGTCCCAAGCTGGCACCACGGCAGCGCAGCAGGCCCAACCTCTACTAGATGGTCTTGGCCGGGCACAAATCCGCACAGTTTCACCGACACAATTCGCTGGACGTAATGGCAGCTGGATCATGGAACTAACAGACGGGAGTCGGATCTTCGTCAAGAAGTTCAATACGTCTGCGACATCGCCGCAGGCATTTGCCCGATCAATGAACTTTTCAACCTTTGCTAGAAACTATCCACAGCATGCGCCTAGCACCCCCAAGTTGTTAGCAGGGGATGAATCAACTGGCCTGTTGCTGTTCGACTACTGTTCGGGAACCAGCCTGGCTCATCTGATCGTCCAAGATGCTTTGCCCGTGAGTTTCGCGGCAGATTCCGGCAGGTTACTGGCGCGATTACATTCAGGCCCTACTGACGGATTGGAACCAGCGGGTAGCACGCTACCGGTGCAGATGTTGCGCTTCGGTGTCACACATACCAGGTACTTGGATTTCACGTTGGCAGAGCTCAGCCTGTACCCAACGTTGCAACAGGACGGCGAACTTCTTCAAGCACTCGAAGCCCTACAAGATGCTGAGGAGACGAACCGCAAATCACCAATTCACGGTGATTTGCGGTGGGACCAATTTCATCTGAACGATTCGCAGCTGAATCTGTTGGATTGGGAAGACTTCTGCCTGGGAGACCCTGCACGAGACATTGGAACACTGGCCGGGGAATGGATCTACCGCGCGGTGCTCGACACGGTCACATCTCGTGGCGGAGCCGATTCCCCACCCGAATATTTTGATGAAAACAGTGCGACAACGATGATATCTCACCGGCTAGCTGCAGTAGTTCCGCAGCTACAAGAGCTGTGGCACCACTATCGGCTTAATTCCAGCACCGATGACTCGCAACTGGCATTGCGCGTCACAGCACGGTTGGGGTGGCATTTGGTGGATCGTTCAATGGCTAGGGCAGCCATGGTTTCCAGGCTCCCCGGCATTGAACGGGCAGCGGCCGGCATCGGCCGTAGAGCCTTGCTGGACCCCGCACGATATAGCCACGCACTAGGTTTCGGAAAGGACTGA
- a CDS encoding SRPBCC family protein: MTELVVARQFSAPRTAVWAAFVEPEIIAQWWGPHGWAVNEESVVFEAKVGGRHELEMVQVGNPEAKVPLKAVLTTFDEYECLVSADGPHEMTLDLVIETRIEFKEFAGQTMLTLTQGPLPYEVVDSSTKAWHSALGKLESLLAEYF, from the coding sequence ATGACTGAATTGGTGGTTGCGCGACAGTTTTCTGCACCGAGGACTGCCGTCTGGGCAGCTTTTGTAGAGCCTGAAATCATCGCGCAATGGTGGGGTCCACACGGCTGGGCAGTCAACGAAGAGTCCGTCGTTTTTGAAGCCAAAGTAGGCGGCCGCCACGAACTGGAAATGGTGCAGGTCGGCAACCCAGAGGCCAAGGTGCCGCTGAAAGCGGTGTTAACCACTTTTGATGAATACGAGTGCCTGGTCAGCGCCGACGGACCCCATGAGATGACCCTGGACCTTGTTATTGAAACCCGCATCGAGTTCAAGGAGTTCGCGGGCCAGACCATGCTGACCCTGACTCAGGGCCCATTGCCCTACGAAGTGGTTGATTCGAGCACCAAGGCTTGGCATTCAGCACTGGGCAAGCTTGAATCGTTGCTCGCTGAATACTTCTAG
- a CDS encoding ABC transporter permease, with protein sequence MNIGTVSKSRQALRETGLVIRREILTRTANRTILVTTGLLTLGVGAAASVGGWFLVNSPQGLDTFNLNPRMLFATAMICALLTSLVYSSQSLTSGVVEEKSSRVVEILLTKIGIGPLLAGKLLGIGLVTLAQLLVIGGAGVLGFTVMGGFSLIDIQVGPSLMWFMVWFLLGYAVFALLNTALAATVARQEDLASAVMPLSVLQMVLLVISLYVLPTHLDNAWLHALSFVPLFSSYLMPIRFGLDGIEMWQMIAAAGLSLMAIPVLFWVATLLYRNNALRTGSRVSLRTSLSAAD encoded by the coding sequence TTGAACATCGGCACCGTTTCGAAATCACGGCAAGCACTACGCGAAACAGGACTAGTTATCCGTAGGGAAATCCTCACCCGAACGGCAAACCGCACCATTCTAGTGACCACCGGGCTGCTCACATTGGGCGTCGGTGCTGCAGCAAGTGTTGGAGGCTGGTTTCTCGTCAACTCCCCGCAGGGCCTTGATACGTTCAACCTGAACCCACGCATGCTCTTCGCCACCGCCATGATCTGCGCTCTACTGACCTCTCTGGTCTATTCCTCACAAAGCTTGACCTCCGGAGTGGTGGAAGAGAAGTCCTCCCGAGTTGTTGAAATCCTGCTCACCAAGATCGGAATCGGGCCGCTACTTGCCGGCAAGTTACTGGGTATCGGGCTGGTCACGCTGGCTCAACTATTAGTGATCGGCGGTGCCGGAGTACTCGGGTTCACGGTGATGGGCGGGTTCTCTCTTATTGATATCCAGGTGGGCCCATCATTGATGTGGTTCATGGTGTGGTTCTTGCTCGGCTATGCAGTCTTCGCGCTGCTCAACACTGCTTTGGCAGCCACTGTGGCCCGGCAGGAGGACCTGGCTTCGGCAGTCATGCCGCTGTCGGTATTGCAAATGGTCCTTTTGGTTATCTCGCTGTACGTCTTACCAACTCACCTTGATAACGCCTGGCTACATGCTCTGTCCTTTGTCCCGCTATTTTCCTCTTATCTGATGCCTATTCGATTCGGTCTTGACGGTATTGAAATGTGGCAAATGATTGCGGCCGCCGGCCTCAGTTTGATGGCAATCCCTGTCCTGTTCTGGGTTGCAACCCTTCTTTATCGCAACAATGCTTTGCGCACCGGGTCCCGAGTCTCCCTGCGTACTTCCCTGAGCGCGGCCGACTAA
- a CDS encoding flavoprotein has translation MTTAHSTMPAQALDLSLDGFGYRKVALVLTGSAATQVMPFWLDWILAAAPHTQFRIIMRDSASRFITRHSLETRLRARVHSDHWEDEVIAEHVELAEWADLILIYPATLDYASRLASGITDSPSLLAALSTSAPVCIAPALPPRALSNPLVTNILDVLRAPKNFVVIDPVPGPSESSDIAQAWVPPPFPAVLRRLETLRVAGTIGSTTDR, from the coding sequence ATGACCACAGCGCACAGCACCATGCCAGCTCAGGCACTGGATCTTTCGTTGGACGGCTTCGGCTATCGTAAAGTTGCGCTGGTTCTGACAGGTTCTGCTGCGACCCAAGTCATGCCGTTCTGGCTCGATTGGATTCTGGCCGCAGCTCCCCACACGCAGTTCAGAATCATCATGCGAGACTCCGCGAGCCGCTTCATCACTCGACACAGCTTGGAAACGCGTTTGCGTGCACGAGTACATTCCGATCATTGGGAAGACGAGGTGATCGCCGAACATGTGGAGCTAGCCGAATGGGCAGATCTCATACTGATCTATCCCGCAACCTTGGACTATGCATCGCGGCTCGCCAGCGGAATTACCGATTCCCCCTCATTACTCGCTGCGCTCAGTACAAGTGCACCGGTATGCATCGCTCCCGCGCTACCACCCCGCGCGCTGTCCAATCCGCTGGTAACCAATATCTTGGATGTTTTGCGCGCCCCAAAGAACTTCGTGGTCATCGATCCGGTACCTGGACCCAGCGAATCTAGTGATATCGCGCAAGCGTGGGTACCGCCGCCTTTCCCAGCAGTGCTGCGTCGTCTCGAAACGTTACGAGTTGCTGGGACTATCGGCTCGACAACGGATCGCTAA
- a CDS encoding response regulator, whose translation MSTVLLVDDETLTREILRDYLSSDPTIQIIGEAADGKAAVLQAAGLRPDVILMDMQMPVMDGVAATAQIHQNNPEIAIIGLSTFNTDRYVVDLLRAGASGYLVKDAQPKEITEAIHKVMAGESVLSAEVTRHVVSGLADSIPAQVEPDAKLSEALTDKELEVIVLLGKGMSNKEMAEELYVTESTVKARFVKVMEKLGVRDRVQILVKSMEYGLLDIKRVPRV comes from the coding sequence TTGAGCACCGTACTGCTCGTTGACGACGAAACTCTGACTCGCGAAATTTTGCGTGACTACCTTTCCTCGGATCCCACCATCCAGATCATTGGAGAAGCTGCTGACGGGAAAGCTGCTGTGCTTCAGGCTGCCGGGCTACGTCCGGACGTGATTCTCATGGACATGCAGATGCCGGTAATGGACGGGGTGGCCGCCACTGCGCAGATCCATCAAAACAATCCAGAAATCGCGATTATTGGGCTGAGTACCTTTAATACGGACCGTTACGTAGTGGACCTACTCCGTGCTGGAGCCAGCGGATATCTTGTCAAGGACGCTCAGCCTAAAGAGATCACCGAAGCAATACACAAAGTAATGGCTGGTGAATCGGTGCTTTCCGCTGAGGTAACTCGCCACGTCGTTTCCGGGCTGGCCGACTCGATTCCAGCGCAAGTTGAACCTGATGCAAAATTATCTGAGGCCCTAACTGACAAAGAGCTTGAAGTCATCGTGTTGCTTGGCAAAGGGATGAGCAATAAGGAAATGGCCGAAGAGTTGTACGTTACCGAATCGACCGTGAAGGCGCGGTTCGTTAAGGTAATGGAAAAGCTCGGAGTTCGCGACCGCGTGCAAATCCTCGTTAAGTCTATGGAATATGGGCTGTTAGATATTAAAAGGGTGCCGCGAGTCTAG
- a CDS encoding nuclear transport factor 2 family protein gives MNVEVPSTCGNAPRHQIITEVLAAIYRKDLPALEQWLSPDVRWIVAGIQPLDGLDAVREWILAIPETRTVQFLSVLTHGAEGSADGQSYDANNSVTRFSHVLRFASAGKTAKIKQIRSYFVKQ, from the coding sequence ATGAACGTAGAAGTACCTTCAACGTGTGGCAATGCTCCACGGCATCAGATCATTACCGAAGTTCTAGCCGCGATTTACCGCAAAGACTTGCCCGCACTTGAACAATGGCTCTCACCGGACGTTCGGTGGATCGTCGCTGGAATTCAGCCATTGGACGGCTTGGATGCAGTGCGCGAATGGATACTTGCGATACCAGAAACGCGAACTGTGCAATTTCTCAGCGTGCTAACGCACGGTGCGGAAGGAAGCGCTGATGGCCAAAGCTACGACGCTAATAATTCCGTGACCCGCTTCAGCCACGTCCTGAGATTCGCTTCCGCCGGCAAAACCGCAAAGATCAAGCAGATTCGCAGCTATTTCGTAAAGCAGTGA
- a CDS encoding ABC transporter ATP-binding protein, translating into MNGLQLSGVSRSFGDRTVLHSMDLSVQRGEIVGFIGGNGAGKTTSMRLILGLLSADQGQIMWDGKPISAQDRRNIGYMPEERGLYPQMPVREQIIHFALLEGHKLPVARTVADDLISSLGLQGRERTLIQDLSLGNQQRVQLAVSLVGDPALLVLDEPFSGLDPSAVATMGELIREQAARGVGVLFSSHQLDLVERLCDRVCILDQGRVKASGSITELKTEGKSRWQLNFSHNADAFAAETAMLRDIDVTWSSADRTSVMVCLEGDDRDIPTQLLAIAQRHGGLRSIESVQRSLDELLTKQYISAGLATTAAAEPVTTASEASK; encoded by the coding sequence ATGAACGGATTGCAGCTAAGCGGCGTTAGTCGCAGCTTCGGGGACCGTACCGTCTTGCACAGCATGGATCTTTCGGTCCAGCGCGGCGAGATCGTCGGTTTCATCGGAGGCAATGGTGCCGGCAAGACAACGAGCATGAGGCTGATCTTGGGACTACTGAGCGCCGATCAAGGACAAATTATGTGGGATGGCAAACCCATCTCCGCCCAGGATCGACGCAACATCGGTTACATGCCTGAAGAACGCGGACTTTACCCACAGATGCCGGTGCGCGAACAGATCATCCACTTTGCATTATTGGAAGGTCATAAGCTTCCCGTTGCCCGCACGGTGGCAGATGATCTCATCTCTTCATTGGGACTTCAGGGTAGAGAACGCACGCTCATTCAGGATCTCTCGCTGGGCAACCAACAGCGAGTTCAGTTAGCAGTTTCGCTGGTGGGCGACCCAGCACTACTGGTACTCGACGAACCATTTTCTGGCTTAGATCCCAGCGCTGTGGCAACCATGGGCGAATTGATCCGTGAACAAGCTGCCCGCGGAGTCGGCGTTCTTTTCTCTTCTCACCAACTGGATCTAGTTGAACGACTCTGTGACCGGGTCTGCATTCTCGACCAAGGTCGAGTAAAGGCCAGCGGAAGCATCACGGAGCTAAAAACCGAAGGCAAAAGTCGTTGGCAGCTGAACTTCTCCCACAATGCAGATGCCTTCGCAGCTGAAACAGCAATGCTTCGGGACATCGACGTGACGTGGTCTTCCGCAGATCGAACCAGCGTCATGGTCTGCCTGGAAGGCGATGACCGCGACATACCTACGCAGCTTCTAGCCATTGCCCAGAGACACGGTGGATTGCGCAGCATCGAATCCGTTCAACGCTCTCTGGATGAATTACTCACGAAGCAATACATTTCGGCTGGTTTGGCCACAACAGCCGCAGCCGAACCAGTGACAACAGCATCGGAGGCAAGTAAATGA